From a single Cryomorphaceae bacterium 1068 genomic region:
- a CDS encoding antibiotic biosynthesis monooxygenase, with amino-acid sequence MESPFSVIVSHFVKPEKKTPFEQALRQVIKKAKEHKGYEGIQTLQIDSKLENEYILMIRFDNEVNYKIWANSDTRKEWAKEIRQFITKESEIRYQEGIEFWFSLPQLSNSKPPKKWKMALLTWMVIYPSVLTLSTLAGIYLRVLPLYIRMLLVSITLVSLMTYVIMPKITTVFAAWIFKKD; translated from the coding sequence ATGGAAAGCCCTTTTTCGGTTATCGTTTCACACTTTGTGAAACCAGAAAAGAAAACACCTTTTGAACAAGCACTGAGACAGGTTATCAAAAAGGCAAAAGAACACAAAGGATATGAAGGCATACAAACCCTACAGATCGACAGTAAACTAGAAAATGAATATATATTAATGATTCGTTTTGACAACGAAGTCAATTATAAGATCTGGGCGAATTCAGATACAAGAAAAGAATGGGCAAAAGAAATCAGACAATTCATCACTAAGGAAAGTGAAATACGATATCAGGAAGGCATAGAATTTTGGTTTTCCTTGCCTCAGCTTTCTAATTCAAAACCTCCAAAGAAATGGAAAATGGCTCTTCTTACATGGATGGTTATTTATCCATCGGTCTTAACATTAAGCACTCTGGCTGGAATCTACTTGAGAGTCCTTCCCCTTTACATTAGGATGTTGCTGGTATCAATAACTCTAGTATCGCTTATGACCTATGTAATTATGCCGAAAATTACTACCGTTTTCGCTGCATGGATATTTAAAAAGGATTAA